In a single window of the Leisingera daeponensis DSM 23529 genome:
- a CDS encoding penicillin-binding protein activator: MFAVFKRARKAALTAAAALSAIALTACDPVAISTGPTINTSKPVPVALLVPRGSAQQGDRVLAQSLENAARLAIGDLQGAQIDLRVYDTAGNPATASTAAQQALDDGARVILGPVYAEAANAAGIAARQRGVNVLAFSNNPAIAGGNVFILGPTFDNTARRLTSFAARNGKRNILIVGGNDAAGAAGRAAIQRAASETGVSIKGSVGYDLSQQGVINAIPAIRSEAAGADAVFLTSTTAGALPLLAQLMPEAGVDPAVTQYMGLTRWDIPPQTLTLPGVQGGWFALPDQGKVQQFSARYQASYGAAPHPIGSLAYDGIAAIGALVAAGKSDALTGGALTQGAGFRGAGGIFRLRPDGTNERGLAVATIQEQKVVIIDPAPSSFAGAGF, translated from the coding sequence ATGTTTGCTGTTTTCAAACGGGCCCGCAAGGCGGCACTGACAGCTGCCGCGGCACTTTCCGCCATTGCCCTGACTGCCTGTGATCCGGTTGCCATCAGCACCGGCCCGACGATCAACACCTCCAAACCGGTGCCGGTGGCGCTGCTGGTGCCGCGCGGCTCCGCCCAGCAGGGCGACCGGGTGCTGGCCCAGAGCCTGGAAAACGCCGCCCGCCTGGCCATCGGCGACCTGCAGGGGGCGCAGATCGACCTGCGCGTCTATGACACCGCGGGCAACCCGGCAACCGCTTCCACCGCGGCGCAGCAGGCGCTCGACGACGGCGCGCGGGTGATTCTGGGCCCGGTCTATGCCGAGGCCGCCAACGCGGCGGGCATCGCCGCCCGCCAGCGCGGCGTGAACGTGCTGGCGTTCTCCAACAACCCGGCGATTGCCGGCGGCAACGTGTTCATTCTGGGGCCGACCTTCGACAACACCGCCCGCAGGCTGACCAGCTTTGCGGCCCGCAACGGCAAGCGCAACATCCTGATTGTCGGCGGCAATGATGCGGCCGGCGCCGCGGGCCGCGCCGCCATTCAGCGCGCCGCCAGCGAGACCGGCGTCAGCATCAAGGGCAGCGTCGGCTATGACCTGTCGCAGCAGGGCGTGATCAATGCCATCCCCGCCATCCGCAGCGAAGCGGCAGGCGCGGATGCGGTGTTCCTGACCTCGACAACCGCAGGCGCGCTGCCGCTGCTGGCGCAGCTGATGCCCGAAGCCGGCGTCGATCCGGCAGTGACGCAGTATATGGGCCTGACCCGCTGGGACATCCCGCCGCAAACCCTGACCCTGCCCGGTGTGCAGGGCGGCTGGTTCGCCCTGCCGGACCAGGGCAAGGTGCAGCAGTTCAGCGCCCGCTACCAGGCCAGCTACGGCGCCGCGCCGCATCCGATCGGCAGCCTCGCCTATGACGGCATCGCCGCCATCGGCGCGCTGGTTGCGGCGGGCAAGTCCGACGCGCTGACCGGCGGCGCGCTGACCCAGGGGGCAGGCTTCCGGGGGGCGGGCGGCATCTTCCGCCTGCGGCCCGACGGCACCAATGAGCGCGGCCTGGCGGTTGCCACCATCCAAGAACAGAAGGTCGTGATCATTGACCCAGCCCCAAGCAGCTTCGCCGGCGCAGGATTCTGA
- the rsmI gene encoding 16S rRNA (cytidine(1402)-2'-O)-methyltransferase — translation MNHQNVILSPGLYFVATPIGTARDITLRALDVLASADVLAAEDTRSLRKLMEIHGVPLGGRRIIAYHDHSGSGARAKLLEALAEGKSVAYASEAGMPLIADPGFGLSRAAAEAGHMVTCAPGASAAATALTLAGLPTDAFFFAGFLPNASGARRKRLEELREIPGTLIFYESPKRVAASVADMAAVLGNRPAALCRELTKKFEEVRRAPLADLAAGLEDSPVKGEIVLLVDRAQETEVSEGDLESDLQAALQGNSVKDAAGIVAEMHGLPRRKVYQLALQLAKDS, via the coding sequence TTGAATCACCAGAATGTCATTTTGTCCCCCGGGCTGTACTTCGTCGCCACGCCGATCGGCACGGCCCGCGACATTACCTTGCGGGCGCTGGATGTGCTGGCCTCGGCCGATGTGCTTGCAGCTGAGGATACACGCTCGCTGCGCAAGCTGATGGAGATTCACGGGGTGCCGCTGGGCGGGCGGCGGATCATTGCCTACCATGATCACAGCGGCAGCGGCGCGCGCGCCAAGCTGCTGGAGGCGCTGGCGGAGGGGAAATCGGTTGCCTATGCCTCCGAGGCCGGGATGCCGCTGATTGCCGACCCGGGCTTCGGCCTCAGCCGGGCCGCGGCGGAGGCGGGCCACATGGTGACTTGCGCCCCCGGCGCCTCGGCGGCGGCCACGGCGCTGACACTGGCGGGGCTGCCCACCGACGCTTTCTTCTTTGCGGGCTTCCTGCCCAACGCCTCAGGGGCCCGGCGCAAGCGGCTGGAGGAGCTGCGGGAAATCCCGGGAACACTGATCTTCTATGAATCGCCCAAGCGGGTTGCCGCCTCGGTCGCGGACATGGCCGCGGTTCTGGGCAACCGCCCGGCGGCGCTGTGCCGCGAGCTGACCAAGAAATTCGAGGAAGTGCGCCGCGCGCCGCTGGCGGATCTGGCCGCGGGGCTGGAAGACAGCCCGGTCAAGGGCGAGATCGTGCTGCTGGTCGACCGCGCGCAGGAAACGGAGGTGAGCGAAGGCGATCTGGAAAGCGATCTGCAGGCCGCGTTGCAGGGCAACTCGGTCAAGGATGCTGCCGGGATTGTCGCCGAAATGCACGGTCTGCCGCGGCGCAAGGTCTACCAGCTGGCGCTGCAGCTGGCGAAGGACAGCTGA
- a CDS encoding YraN family protein has translation MTRARQHRGARAHLAGEAAEEIVARHYENRGYTVAERRWRGAGGEIDLILRAPDGLVFVEVKHSATSAAAAQRITPRQAERIYASAGQYLETTPQGQLTPVRFDAALVNATGAVEIIENAFGMD, from the coding sequence ATGACCCGTGCCCGCCAGCACCGCGGTGCCCGTGCCCATCTGGCGGGCGAAGCGGCGGAGGAGATCGTTGCCCGCCACTATGAAAACCGCGGCTACACCGTGGCGGAGCGCCGCTGGCGCGGGGCAGGCGGCGAGATCGACCTGATCCTGCGCGCCCCGGACGGGCTGGTGTTCGTGGAAGTGAAGCACAGCGCCACCAGCGCCGCCGCGGCGCAGCGCATCACCCCGCGGCAGGCGGAACGCATCTATGCCAGCGCCGGGCAGTACCTGGAGACCACGCCGCAGGGGCAGCTGACGCCGGTGCGCTTTGATGCGGCGCTGGTCAATGCAACCGGCGCCGTTGAAATCATCGAAAACGCTTTCGGCATGGACTGA
- the gshB gene encoding glutathione synthase codes for MKIAFQMDPVMGVNINADSSFRLAEEAQARGHELFYYGPDHLAYQEGRITARGHDMTVQRVADAPAILGPEREVDLADFDVVWLRQDPPFDMHYITSTHLLDMLKGQALVVNDPFWVRNYPEKLLVLKFPDLTPPTTIARDLQTIRAFKEVHGDVILKPLYGNGGAGVFRLDANDRNLTSLHELFTGFSREPLIVQKFLPDVSNGDKRVILVDGEPVGAINRVPAAGETRSNMHVGGRPEKTGLSERDMEICAAIGPLLREKGQVFVGIDVIGDYLTEINVTSPTGIQELERFDGVNIAEKVWQAIEAKIR; via the coding sequence ATGAAAATCGCCTTCCAGATGGACCCGGTCATGGGCGTGAACATCAACGCCGACAGCAGCTTCCGCCTGGCCGAGGAAGCCCAGGCACGCGGCCATGAGCTGTTCTATTACGGTCCCGACCATCTGGCCTATCAGGAGGGCCGCATCACCGCCCGCGGCCATGACATGACCGTTCAGCGGGTGGCGGATGCGCCGGCAATTCTGGGTCCGGAACGCGAGGTGGATCTGGCGGACTTCGACGTGGTCTGGCTGCGCCAGGATCCGCCGTTCGACATGCACTACATCACCTCGACCCATCTGCTGGACATGCTGAAGGGGCAGGCGCTGGTGGTGAACGACCCGTTCTGGGTGCGCAATTACCCGGAAAAGCTGCTGGTTCTGAAATTCCCGGATCTGACGCCGCCGACCACCATTGCCCGTGATTTGCAGACCATCAGGGCGTTCAAGGAGGTCCATGGCGATGTGATCCTCAAGCCGCTGTACGGCAACGGCGGGGCCGGCGTGTTCCGGCTGGACGCAAACGACCGCAACCTGACCTCGCTGCATGAGCTGTTCACCGGCTTCAGCCGCGAGCCGCTGATCGTGCAGAAATTCCTGCCCGACGTCAGCAACGGCGACAAGCGCGTGATCCTGGTCGATGGCGAGCCGGTGGGGGCGATCAACCGGGTTCCGGCGGCGGGCGAGACCCGCTCCAACATGCATGTGGGCGGGCGCCCCGAAAAGACCGGCCTGAGCGAGCGCGATATGGAAATCTGCGCCGCCATCGGGCCGCTGTTGCGCGAAAAGGGGCAGGTCTTTGTCGGCATCGACGTGATCGGCGACTACCTGACTGAGATCAACGTGACTTCGCCCACAGGCATTCAGGAGCTGGAGCGGTTTGACGGGGTGAACATCGCCGAAAAGGTCTGGCAGGCGATCGAAGCCAAGATCCGCTGA
- a CDS encoding alpha/beta hydrolase fold domain-containing protein: MSWQRRAINAWMRYGLKPALRLTGSPEFVRKVFDLTAPLFCPALPYTRVLRRPAPVPLYLVSAGQTRSRRIILFLHGGAYLAGSARAYQGMLSRLSFASRTEIAVPDYRLLQEAPFPAAYDDAMTAWQSLRRMGYGPGDILLAGDSAGGGLALALLGGLLARGERPAGVIAFSPWCDLTLSGASIQANRDKDVIIPAGRMKEVIEQYLAGADPADPRASPLFAEFPGPPPVLIQAGDVEVLLSDAERMAERLQAAGGSVRLTLWRDVPHVWQFMAGHLPEGQAALEEAAAFAVAALDGGSAG; this comes from the coding sequence ATGAGCTGGCAGCGCCGGGCCATCAATGCGTGGATGCGCTATGGCCTGAAACCGGCGCTGCGGCTGACCGGCAGTCCGGAGTTCGTGCGCAAGGTCTTTGACCTGACCGCACCGCTGTTCTGCCCGGCGCTGCCCTATACCCGGGTGCTGCGGCGGCCTGCACCGGTGCCGCTGTATCTGGTCTCCGCCGGGCAGACCCGCAGCAGGCGGATCATCCTGTTCCTGCACGGCGGCGCCTATCTGGCCGGCAGCGCCCGGGCCTATCAGGGGATGCTGTCCCGCCTGTCTTTTGCCTCCAGAACCGAGATCGCAGTTCCCGATTACCGGCTGCTTCAGGAGGCGCCGTTTCCGGCGGCCTATGACGATGCGATGACGGCCTGGCAGTCGCTGCGCCGCATGGGCTACGGGCCGGGGGATATCCTGCTGGCTGGCGACAGCGCGGGCGGCGGGCTGGCGCTGGCGCTGCTGGGCGGGCTGCTGGCCAGGGGGGAGCGGCCGGCGGGCGTGATTGCCTTTTCCCCCTGGTGCGACCTGACGCTGAGCGGGGCCAGTATCCAGGCCAACCGTGACAAGGACGTGATCATCCCCGCCGGACGGATGAAAGAGGTTATCGAGCAGTATCTGGCGGGCGCGGACCCCGCTGATCCCCGCGCTTCCCCCCTGTTTGCGGAGTTTCCCGGTCCGCCGCCGGTGCTGATCCAGGCAGGCGACGTCGAAGTGCTGCTGTCGGATGCAGAGCGGATGGCAGAACGGCTGCAGGCCGCGGGCGGCAGCGTGCGCCTGACCCTGTGGCGCGATGTGCCGCATGTCTGGCAGTTCATGGCCGGGCACCTGCCGGAGGGGCAGGCGGCGCTGGAGGAGGCGGCCGCCTTTGCGGTGGCGGCGCTGGATGGCGGCTCAGCGGGTTGA
- a CDS encoding YifB family Mg chelatase-like AAA ATPase, which produces MTARSYTVAFQGVEARLVEVQCAVAPGLPAFSVVGLPDKAVQEARERVRAAFAAMSIALPSRRITVNLSPADLPKEGSHFDLPIALALLAAIGIIPAEKAEETIALGELSLDGQLMPVAGALPAAVTAAEEDRMLLCPKPSGPEAAWVDAAQVIGAGTLTEVVQHFTGQRRIEPSAPGEAVSGLGGKDLRDVKGQETAKRALEIAAAGRHHMLMIGPPGSGKSMLAARLPSILPPLSPAEALETSMIHSLCGLIDDGGISRARPFREPHHTASMAAIAGGGRRAQPGEISLAHNGVLFLDELPEFARPVLETLRQPLETGEVMVARANAHVKYPSRFMLVAAANPCKCGYLADANRACSRAPLCGADYLGRISGPLLDRFDLHLDVPPVAVADLELPPGAEGSAEVAQRVANAREMQTARFRDYPGLRQNADAEGSLLEEIAAPDAESRSLLIRAAERFGLSARGYHRVLRVARTIADLACEERVQRQHFAEALSFRLPSTR; this is translated from the coding sequence ATGACCGCACGGTCCTATACAGTTGCGTTTCAAGGGGTCGAGGCCCGGCTGGTCGAGGTGCAATGCGCCGTCGCCCCGGGCCTGCCTGCTTTCTCAGTCGTCGGCTTGCCGGACAAGGCGGTCCAGGAAGCCCGGGAACGGGTGCGGGCGGCTTTTGCGGCGATGTCCATCGCCCTGCCCTCGCGCCGGATCACGGTGAACCTGTCGCCCGCGGACCTGCCCAAGGAGGGCAGCCATTTCGATCTGCCGATTGCGCTGGCCCTGCTGGCCGCCATCGGCATCATCCCGGCGGAAAAGGCCGAGGAGACCATCGCCCTGGGAGAGCTGTCGCTGGACGGCCAGCTGATGCCGGTGGCCGGCGCCCTGCCCGCCGCCGTCACCGCGGCGGAGGAAGACCGGATGCTGCTCTGCCCGAAACCTTCGGGGCCGGAGGCGGCCTGGGTCGATGCGGCGCAGGTGATCGGCGCTGGCACGCTGACGGAGGTGGTGCAGCATTTCACCGGACAGCGGCGCATTGAACCCTCCGCGCCCGGCGAGGCGGTCAGCGGGCTGGGCGGCAAGGATTTGCGCGACGTGAAAGGCCAGGAAACGGCCAAGCGGGCGCTGGAAATCGCAGCGGCCGGACGCCATCACATGCTGATGATCGGCCCGCCCGGCTCCGGCAAGTCGATGCTGGCGGCGCGGCTGCCCTCGATCCTGCCGCCGCTGTCGCCCGCGGAGGCGCTGGAAACCTCGATGATCCATTCCCTGTGCGGACTGATCGACGACGGCGGCATCAGCCGCGCCCGCCCGTTCCGCGAACCGCATCACACCGCCTCGATGGCGGCGATTGCGGGCGGCGGGCGGCGCGCCCAGCCCGGCGAGATCAGCCTGGCCCACAACGGCGTCTTGTTCCTGGATGAGCTGCCGGAATTCGCGCGCCCGGTGCTGGAAACCCTGCGCCAGCCGCTGGAAACCGGCGAAGTGATGGTGGCGCGTGCCAATGCCCATGTGAAATACCCCAGCCGGTTCATGCTGGTGGCCGCCGCCAACCCCTGCAAATGCGGTTACCTGGCCGATGCCAACCGCGCCTGTTCCCGCGCGCCCCTGTGCGGTGCCGACTACCTGGGCCGGATCTCAGGCCCGCTGCTGGACCGCTTCGACCTGCATCTGGACGTGCCGCCGGTGGCTGTCGCCGACCTGGAGCTGCCGCCCGGCGCCGAGGGCTCTGCCGAAGTTGCCCAGCGCGTGGCAAACGCACGGGAGATGCAAACCGCCCGGTTCCGGGACTATCCCGGCCTGCGCCAGAACGCCGACGCCGAGGGCAGCCTGCTGGAGGAGATCGCCGCGCCCGACGCCGAGAGCCGCAGCCTGCTGATCCGCGCCGCGGAACGCTTCGGGCTCAGCGCGCGCGGCTATCACCGGGTGCTGCGGGTTGCCCGCACCATCGCCGACCTGGCCTGTGAAGAGCGGGTGCAGCGCCAGCACTTTGCCGAGGCGCTGAGCTTCCGGCTGCCCTCAACCCGCTGA
- a CDS encoding glutathione S-transferase has protein sequence MAYELYIGDRMFSSWSLRGWLMLEKFSLPHTVHLVGLYSGTMADDMAHLAPARLVPALRTPEGTVIGESVAIAETLAERHPEAGLWPSDPAQRATARWLAAEMAAGFGALRGGCPMQLAHVYEGFEVPPAVQADLDRIETLFAHARKVSGHSSGYLFGAYSLADVFYTPVAARITGYGLPVSAETRAYCKLLLSDPAVLQWQKQAHEVSYDPEPYAMDLPRRPWTLD, from the coding sequence ATGGCTTATGAACTTTATATCGGCGACCGCATGTTCTCCAGTTGGTCCTTGCGCGGCTGGCTCATGCTCGAAAAATTCTCCCTGCCCCATACGGTGCATCTGGTGGGGCTGTATTCCGGAACCATGGCGGATGACATGGCGCATCTGGCCCCGGCCCGGCTGGTGCCTGCCCTGCGCACGCCCGAGGGCACGGTGATCGGCGAAAGCGTCGCCATTGCCGAAACTTTGGCGGAACGGCATCCGGAGGCGGGCCTTTGGCCGTCGGATCCGGCGCAGCGTGCCACGGCGCGCTGGCTGGCGGCGGAGATGGCCGCAGGCTTTGGCGCGCTGCGCGGCGGCTGCCCGATGCAGCTCGCGCATGTGTACGAGGGATTCGAGGTGCCGCCCGCGGTGCAGGCGGACCTGGACCGGATCGAAACCCTGTTCGCCCACGCCCGCAAGGTGTCGGGCCACAGCAGCGGCTATCTGTTCGGGGCGTATTCTCTGGCGGATGTGTTCTATACCCCGGTGGCGGCGCGGATCACGGGCTACGGCCTGCCGGTGTCCGCTGAGACCCGCGCCTATTGCAAGCTGCTGCTGTCCGACCCGGCAGTCCTGCAATGGCAGAAGCAGGCGCATGAGGTCAGCTATGACCCGGAACCCTACGCGATGGATCTGCCGCGGCGGCCCTGGACTCTGGACTGA